One Streptomyces lincolnensis genomic region harbors:
- a CDS encoding NAD(P)H-binding protein, which yields MGSTPGRAAAGGRGEGDRVFLVTGATGNVGAELVRGLAEIGKPVRALSRSGRTDGLPPGVQAVAGDLNDPGTVRPALDGVEALFLMPGYGGQRQVLADARTAGVRRVVLLSGLSARTGDTGNAVAGYLIDAETAVRESGLAWTAVRPTSFMSNALRLADQIRKGDAVRVPFPDASTADIDPYDIARVARAAMLSDQYRGQTLEVSGPQALLPADRVRILGEALGRDLVAVGLSHEETRTELEAFTPKPYVDAFFAFFVDGTLDESVVLPTVEEVTGRAPRTFADWARAHTTEF from the coding sequence ATGGGCAGCACACCCGGGCGGGCGGCCGCCGGGGGGCGGGGAGAGGGGGACCGGGTGTTTCTGGTGACGGGCGCCACGGGCAACGTGGGCGCCGAACTCGTGCGCGGGCTGGCGGAGATCGGCAAGCCGGTGCGGGCGCTGAGCAGGTCGGGCCGGACCGACGGGCTGCCGCCGGGGGTTCAGGCGGTCGCGGGCGACCTGAACGATCCCGGAACGGTACGGCCCGCCCTGGACGGAGTGGAGGCCCTGTTCCTGATGCCCGGGTACGGCGGCCAGCGGCAGGTCCTGGCCGACGCCAGGACCGCGGGCGTACGGCGGGTGGTGCTGCTGTCCGGGCTGTCGGCGCGGACCGGCGACACGGGCAACGCCGTGGCCGGCTACCTCATCGACGCGGAGACCGCGGTGCGCGAGTCGGGGCTGGCGTGGACGGCCGTACGCCCGACGAGCTTCATGTCGAACGCGCTGCGGCTGGCGGACCAGATCCGCAAGGGCGACGCGGTACGGGTGCCGTTCCCGGACGCCTCCACGGCCGACATCGACCCCTACGACATCGCACGCGTCGCCCGGGCCGCCATGCTGTCGGACCAGTACCGGGGGCAGACCCTCGAAGTGTCCGGGCCCCAGGCGCTGTTGCCCGCCGACCGGGTGCGGATCCTCGGCGAGGCACTGGGCCGGGACCTCGTCGCGGTCGGACTCTCGCACGAGGAGACGCGCACCGAACTGGAGGCGTTCACGCCCAAGCCGTACGTCGACGCGTTCTTCGCCTTCTTCGTCGACGGCACCCTGGACGAGTCCGTGGTGCTGCCGACGGTCGAGGAGGTCACGGGCCGCGCGCCACGGACGTTCGCCGACTGGGCGCGGGCACACACGACGGAGTTCTGA
- a CDS encoding ROK family transcriptional regulator — translation MTARPANAHQARLLKLLRDSGPNSRAQLGDQVDLSRSKLAVEVDRLLETGLIVADGLAASRGGRRSHNIRLAPALRFLGVDIGATSVDVAVTNAELEILGHLNQPMDVREGPVAVFEQVLSMAAKLRASGLAEGFDGAGIGVPGPVRFPEGVPVAPPIMPGWDGFPVREALSQELGCPVMVDNDVNLMAMGEMHAGVARSVGDFLCVKIGTGIGCGIVAGGEVHRGTTGSAGDIGHIQAVPDGRPCACGNRGCLEAHFSGAALARDATDAAHQGLSAELATRLETNGTLSAVDVAAAAAAGDATSLDLIREGGNRTGQVIAGLVSFFNPGLVVIGGGVTGLGHTLLAAIRTQVYRQSLPLATGNLPIVLGELGPTAGVIGAARLISDHLFSPA, via the coding sequence ATGACGGCACGACCCGCGAACGCCCATCAGGCCCGGCTGCTGAAGCTGTTGCGTGACTCGGGCCCCAACTCCCGTGCACAGCTGGGCGATCAGGTCGACCTCTCGCGGTCCAAACTGGCCGTGGAGGTGGACCGGCTGCTGGAGACGGGCCTGATCGTGGCCGACGGACTCGCCGCCTCGCGCGGTGGCCGCCGCTCCCACAACATCCGGCTCGCCCCGGCGCTGCGGTTCCTCGGCGTCGACATCGGCGCGACCTCGGTCGACGTCGCCGTCACCAACGCCGAACTGGAGATCCTCGGCCACCTCAACCAGCCCATGGACGTCCGCGAGGGCCCGGTCGCGGTCTTCGAGCAAGTCCTGTCCATGGCCGCGAAGTTGAGGGCCTCGGGACTCGCGGAGGGATTCGACGGCGCCGGCATCGGCGTCCCGGGCCCCGTCCGCTTCCCCGAGGGTGTACCGGTGGCTCCGCCGATCATGCCGGGCTGGGACGGCTTCCCCGTGCGGGAGGCGCTCAGCCAGGAGCTCGGCTGCCCGGTCATGGTCGACAACGACGTGAACCTGATGGCGATGGGGGAGATGCACGCGGGCGTCGCACGCTCCGTGGGCGACTTCCTCTGCGTCAAGATCGGCACCGGTATCGGCTGCGGGATCGTCGCCGGCGGTGAGGTCCACCGCGGGACGACGGGCAGCGCGGGCGACATCGGGCACATCCAGGCCGTGCCCGACGGACGACCGTGTGCCTGCGGCAACCGGGGCTGCCTGGAAGCCCACTTCAGCGGCGCGGCCCTGGCCCGGGACGCCACGGACGCCGCGCACCAGGGACTGTCGGCCGAACTCGCGACCAGGCTGGAGACGAACGGCACCCTCAGTGCCGTCGACGTCGCCGCCGCGGCCGCCGCGGGTGACGCCACCTCGCTCGACCTCATCAGGGAGGGCGGCAACCGCACCGGCCAGGTCATCGCCGGCCTGGTCTCCTTCTTCAACCCGGGCCTGGTGGTGATCGGCGGCGGGGTGACCGGCCTCGGCCACACCCTGCTCGCCGCGATCCGCACCCAGGTCTACCGTCAGTCGCTGCCCCTGGCGACGGGCAACCTGCCCATCGTCCTGGGGGAGTTGGGCCCCACCGCCGGAGTCATCGGCGCGGCCCGCCTCATCAGCGACCACCTGTTCTCACCCGCGTAG
- a CDS encoding sugar ABC transporter ATP-binding protein: MAPESPLLSMSGITKSFPGVRALDGVDLDVQAGEVHCLLGQNGAGKSTLIKVLAGAHQPDTGTIRWRGENVTLRSPIAAMRLGIATIYQELDLVEHLSVAENVHLGHEPTAAGFVVRTKVAKASTAALLKRLGHPEIDPARLVGELSAAQQQIVSMARALSHDVRLIVMDEPSAALDPDAVDNLFRIVGDLTADGVAVVYISHRLEEIRRIGDRVTVLKDGRAVAVGLPAKSTPTREVVALMTGRNVEYVFPERAPADAADGTPLLEVRGLAREGEFESFDLTVRPGEIVGLAGLVGSGRSEILETIYGARKPTAGQVVVDGKALKPGSVRAAVRAGVGLAPEERKAQALLMLESVTRNVSVSSMSRFSRAGWIDRGAEHGAARAATRELSLRPDNPDVPVRTLSGGNQQKAVLARWLLRGCRVLLLDEPTRGVDVGARAELYAVVRRLANEGLGVLLVSSEVPEVLGLADRVLVLREGRVVHTAPAHELDEHRVLDLVMEGSPAS; the protein is encoded by the coding sequence ATGGCACCAGAATCACCGCTGCTCAGCATGTCCGGCATCACCAAGTCCTTCCCCGGTGTCCGGGCCCTCGACGGCGTCGACCTCGACGTCCAGGCCGGCGAGGTGCACTGCCTGCTCGGCCAGAACGGGGCCGGCAAGTCCACGCTCATCAAGGTCCTGGCCGGCGCCCACCAGCCCGACACCGGCACCATCCGCTGGCGCGGCGAGAACGTCACGCTGCGCTCACCGATCGCCGCGATGCGCCTGGGCATCGCCACCATCTACCAGGAACTCGACCTGGTGGAGCACCTGTCCGTCGCCGAGAACGTCCACCTGGGCCACGAACCCACGGCGGCCGGTTTCGTCGTACGCACCAAGGTCGCGAAGGCGTCGACCGCGGCTCTCCTCAAGCGACTCGGGCATCCGGAGATCGATCCCGCCCGCCTGGTCGGGGAGTTGTCGGCCGCGCAGCAGCAGATCGTGTCGATGGCACGGGCGCTCTCGCACGACGTGCGGCTCATCGTGATGGACGAGCCCTCCGCCGCGCTCGACCCGGACGCGGTCGACAACCTCTTCCGGATCGTCGGCGACCTGACCGCCGACGGTGTCGCCGTCGTCTACATCTCCCACCGGCTGGAGGAGATCCGGCGCATCGGCGACCGGGTCACCGTCCTGAAGGACGGCCGGGCCGTCGCCGTCGGGCTGCCGGCGAAGTCGACACCGACGCGCGAGGTCGTGGCCCTGATGACGGGACGCAACGTCGAGTACGTCTTCCCCGAGCGGGCACCGGCCGACGCGGCCGACGGCACACCGCTGCTGGAGGTCCGGGGGCTGGCGCGGGAGGGGGAGTTCGAGTCCTTCGACCTGACCGTGCGCCCCGGGGAGATCGTCGGCCTGGCCGGACTCGTCGGCTCGGGACGGTCCGAGATCCTGGAGACGATCTACGGCGCCCGCAAACCGACGGCCGGTCAGGTCGTCGTGGACGGCAAGGCGTTGAAGCCAGGCAGCGTGCGCGCCGCGGTCCGCGCCGGAGTCGGACTCGCCCCCGAGGAACGCAAGGCCCAGGCGCTGCTGATGCTGGAGTCCGTCACTCGCAACGTCTCGGTCTCCTCCATGTCCCGCTTCTCGCGCGCCGGCTGGATCGACCGCGGCGCCGAACACGGCGCGGCCCGGGCCGCCACCCGTGAGTTGTCCCTGCGGCCCGACAACCCGGACGTGCCGGTGCGCACCCTGTCCGGCGGCAACCAGCAAAAGGCCGTCCTGGCCCGCTGGCTGCTGCGCGGTTGCCGGGTCCTGCTGCTCGACGAACCGACCCGGGGCGTCGACGTCGGCGCCCGCGCCGAGCTGTACGCGGTCGTCCGCCGCCTCGCCAACGAGGGCCTCGGCGTGCTCCTGGTCTCCAGCGAGGTCCCCGAGGTGCTCGGCCTCGCCGACCGCGTCCTGGTGCTGCGCGAGGGCCGTGTCGTCCACACGGCGCCCGCCCACGAGCTGGACGAACACCGTGTACTCGACCTCGTCATGGAAGGAAGCCCCGCGTCATGA
- a CDS encoding ABC transporter permease: MTQPVSPPRDSADKMPAPHEPPAWRALVFRADVRTLSLVGVLAVLILIGGVTKPDEFLDTRNLQLVLTQASVIGVVTVGMTFVITSGGIDLSVGAIVALASVWATTVATQEYGFAGILFTAVLVGVGCGLVNGLLIAYGGMVPFIATLAMLASARGLALQITDGQTQIVSVSSILDLGERDAYVLGVPPLVMVFAVVTIIGWLVLNRTTFGRRTVAVGGNAEAARLAGIDVRRQRLYLYLLSGLCCGIAAFLLIILSGSGQNTNGNLYELDAIAAAIIGGTLLSGGRGTITGSVLGVLIFTTITNIFALNNLQSDVQQIAKGAIIVAAVLVQRRTASTT; this comes from the coding sequence ATGACGCAGCCCGTCTCCCCGCCCCGGGACAGCGCCGACAAGATGCCGGCGCCGCATGAGCCCCCGGCCTGGCGTGCCCTCGTCTTCCGCGCCGACGTGCGCACCCTCTCCCTCGTCGGCGTCCTCGCCGTGCTGATCCTCATCGGCGGCGTCACCAAGCCCGACGAGTTCCTCGACACCCGCAACCTCCAACTCGTCCTCACCCAGGCCTCGGTGATCGGCGTCGTCACCGTCGGGATGACCTTCGTCATCACCTCCGGCGGCATCGACCTCTCCGTCGGCGCGATCGTCGCCCTCGCCTCGGTCTGGGCCACCACCGTCGCCACCCAGGAGTACGGCTTCGCGGGCATCCTCTTCACCGCGGTGCTCGTCGGCGTCGGCTGCGGCCTGGTCAACGGACTGCTCATCGCGTACGGCGGAATGGTCCCGTTCATCGCCACCCTCGCCATGCTGGCCTCGGCGCGCGGACTCGCCCTCCAGATCACCGACGGCCAGACGCAGATCGTCAGCGTCTCCTCGATCCTCGACCTGGGCGAACGCGACGCCTACGTGCTCGGCGTCCCGCCGCTGGTCATGGTGTTCGCGGTCGTGACGATCATCGGCTGGCTGGTGCTGAACCGCACCACCTTCGGGCGCCGCACGGTCGCCGTCGGCGGCAACGCGGAGGCGGCCCGGCTCGCCGGAATCGACGTCCGCCGCCAGCGGCTCTACCTCTACCTGCTGTCCGGACTGTGCTGCGGCATCGCCGCCTTCCTGCTGATCATCCTGTCCGGCTCCGGCCAGAACACCAACGGCAACCTCTACGAACTCGACGCCATCGCCGCCGCGATCATCGGCGGCACCCTGCTCAGCGGGGGCCGGGGCACCATCACCGGCTCCGTGCTGGGCGTCCTGATCTTCACCACGATCACCAACATCTTCGCCCTGAACAACCTGCAGAGCGACGTCCAGCAGATCGCCAAGGGCGCGATCATCGTCGCCGCCGTGCTGGTCCAGCGCCGTACCGCGAGCACGACCTGA
- a CDS encoding substrate-binding domain-containing protein has product MPEPTDFTSRFTSRRGLLFGTAAVSAGALITGCTSNDPKESEQAASNEPAADDKPGKEVTIGFAGPQADHGWLNAINDNATNRAKKYSDVTLEITEGSNDTAAQIGQIETLINKKVDVLVVLPADGKALTQVGLKAMRAGIPVINLDRVFNTPQAYRCWIGGDNYGMGLNAGHYIGEKLKGKSGARVIELAGIDNLELTRQRTQGFDDALKNYPNIRKVARQAAEFTVESGQAKMAQLLQAQSNFDALWNHDDDQGVGAMRAIEQAGRDDFLMVGGAGALSAFQAIKQDNGVLKATVLYPPTMAASAIDLARALGQAKGIGGMAEYEIPASITLYSAVVDKTNVDQYMSTGFK; this is encoded by the coding sequence ATGCCAGAGCCGACCGATTTCACGAGCCGCTTCACCAGTCGCAGAGGGCTGCTCTTCGGGACCGCCGCCGTGTCGGCCGGGGCCCTCATCACCGGGTGCACCAGCAACGACCCCAAGGAGAGCGAACAGGCCGCGAGCAACGAGCCGGCCGCCGACGACAAGCCGGGCAAGGAGGTCACCATCGGCTTCGCCGGCCCGCAGGCCGACCACGGCTGGCTCAACGCCATCAACGACAACGCCACCAACCGCGCCAAGAAGTACTCCGACGTCACCCTGGAGATCACCGAGGGCTCCAACGACACCGCCGCGCAGATCGGCCAGATCGAGACCCTCATCAACAAGAAGGTCGACGTCCTGGTGGTCCTGCCCGCCGACGGCAAGGCCCTCACCCAGGTCGGACTGAAGGCGATGCGCGCCGGCATCCCGGTGATCAACCTCGACCGGGTCTTCAACACCCCGCAGGCCTACCGCTGCTGGATCGGCGGCGACAACTACGGGATGGGCCTCAACGCCGGCCACTACATCGGCGAGAAGCTCAAGGGGAAGTCGGGCGCCCGCGTCATCGAACTCGCCGGCATCGACAACCTGGAACTCACCAGGCAGCGCACCCAGGGCTTCGACGACGCCCTGAAGAACTACCCCAACATCCGCAAGGTGGCCCGCCAGGCCGCCGAGTTCACGGTCGAGTCGGGACAGGCCAAGATGGCCCAGCTCCTCCAGGCGCAGTCGAACTTCGACGCGCTGTGGAACCACGACGACGACCAGGGCGTGGGCGCGATGCGCGCCATCGAGCAGGCGGGGCGCGACGACTTCCTGATGGTCGGTGGCGCGGGCGCGCTCTCCGCGTTCCAGGCCATCAAGCAGGACAACGGCGTCCTGAAGGCCACCGTGCTCTACCCGCCGACCATGGCCGCCTCCGCGATCGACCTCGCCCGCGCCCTCGGCCAGGCCAAGGGCATCGGGGGCATGGCCGAGTACGAGATCCCGGCGTCCATCACGCTCTACTCGGCCGTCGTCGACAAGACCAACGTCGACCAGTACATGTCCACCGGCTTCAAGTGA
- a CDS encoding Gfo/Idh/MocA family protein, protein MEQPQQSAAPEAGKPPLRVGMVGYAFMGAAHSQGWRTAGRVFDLPRRPVLSAICGRDAAAVRAAADRHGWAAAETDWRALIARDDVDLVDICTPGDSHAEIALAALAAGKHVLCEKPLANTVEEAEAMTAAAEAAYGRGQLAMVGFNYRRVPATALARSMVAEGRLGTLRHVRVTYLQDWLVDPQFPLTWRLRKELAGSGALGDLGAHVVDLAQYLAGEQLAGVSALTETFVRQRPLPVGASSGLSTVESAGTGQVTVDDAAVFTGRFASGALASFEATRFATGRKNALRIELNGELGSLAFDLERLNELAYYDGTEPATRGGFRRILVTEPDHPYVDAWWPPGHGLGYEHTFIHQARDLVHAIAEGRPPRPSFADGLQVQRVLAAVEESAEKNSVYTPIAV, encoded by the coding sequence ATGGAACAGCCGCAGCAGTCAGCAGCACCGGAGGCCGGCAAGCCACCGCTGCGCGTCGGGATGGTCGGCTACGCCTTCATGGGCGCCGCCCACTCCCAGGGCTGGCGCACCGCGGGCCGTGTCTTCGACCTGCCGCGCCGCCCGGTGCTCTCCGCGATCTGCGGGCGGGACGCGGCGGCCGTGCGCGCGGCGGCCGACCGGCACGGCTGGGCGGCCGCCGAGACCGACTGGCGGGCCCTGATCGCACGGGACGACGTCGACCTCGTCGACATCTGCACCCCGGGCGACAGCCACGCCGAGATCGCCCTCGCGGCTCTGGCCGCGGGCAAGCACGTCCTGTGCGAGAAGCCCCTCGCCAACACCGTCGAAGAGGCCGAGGCGATGACGGCGGCGGCCGAAGCGGCCTACGGACGCGGCCAGTTGGCGATGGTCGGCTTCAACTACCGCCGGGTGCCCGCCACCGCGCTGGCCCGTTCCATGGTCGCCGAGGGCCGGCTCGGCACCCTGCGGCACGTCAGGGTGACGTACCTTCAGGACTGGCTGGTGGACCCGCAGTTCCCGCTGACCTGGCGGCTGCGCAAGGAGCTGGCCGGGTCGGGCGCGCTCGGCGACCTCGGCGCCCATGTCGTCGACCTCGCCCAGTACCTGGCGGGCGAGCAGCTCGCCGGGGTCTCCGCGCTCACCGAGACCTTCGTACGTCAGCGCCCGCTGCCCGTCGGCGCCAGCAGCGGCCTGTCCACCGTCGAGTCCGCCGGCACCGGCCAGGTCACCGTCGACGACGCCGCCGTGTTCACCGGCCGCTTCGCCTCCGGCGCCCTCGCCTCCTTCGAGGCCACCCGCTTCGCCACCGGCCGCAAGAACGCGCTGCGCATCGAACTCAACGGCGAGCTCGGCTCGTTGGCCTTCGACCTGGAGCGCCTCAACGAACTCGCCTATTACGACGGCACCGAACCCGCGACTCGGGGCGGCTTCCGTCGCATCCTGGTCACCGAGCCGGACCACCCCTACGTCGACGCCTGGTGGCCGCCGGGCCACGGCCTCGGCTACGAGCACACCTTCATCCACCAGGCCCGCGACCTGGTGCACGCCATCGCCGAGGGCCGCCCGCCCCGCCCCTCCTTCGCCGACGGGCTCCAGGTGCAGCGGGTGCTCGCCGCGGTGGAGGAGAGCGCCGAGAAGAACTCCGTCTACACACCCATAGCCGTCTGA